A genomic window from Lotus japonicus ecotype B-129 chromosome 1, LjGifu_v1.2 includes:
- the LOC130731376 gene encoding jasmonoyl--L-amino acid synthetase JAR4-like, whose translation MLEKVGEFYNMDKVIEEFESLTKDAGKVQRETLKRILEDNASAEYLQNLGLNGRTDPDSFKACVPMVTHKDLEPYIYKIIDGESSSILTGKPITTMSLSSGTTQGKPKYLPWNDELFETTMQIYKTSFAYRNREFPMKNGKALSFIYGSKQFKTKGGLVARTATSNLFRSPGYKHAMKALQSQCCSPDEVVFGPDFFQSLYCHLLCGLIFREEVQLVSSTFAHSIVHAFRTFEQVWEELCTDIREGVLTSRVTVPSIRMAMSKILKPNPELANLIHKECVGLSYCNWYGLIPELFPNAKYIYGIMTGSMEPYLKKLRHYAGEMLPLLTADYGSTEGWIAANVNPKLPPEMATYAVLPHIGYFEFIPLTELENDFFLCIDPNPVGLTEVKIGEEYEIVMTNPAGLYRYRLGDVVKVMGFHNSTPELKFVRRSSLLLNINIDKNTEKDLQLAVEAAAKFLAEERVEVVDFTSHVDLTTEPGHYVIFWEISGEASEKLLSECCNCLDKSFIDAGYTSSRKVNCIGPLELRVVRRGTFQKVLDHYLGLGTAVSQYKTPRCVGSSNSRVLQILCDNVVKNYLSTAFN comes from the exons ATGTTGGAGAAAGTGGGAGAGTTTTATAACATGGACAAGGTTATAGAAGAATTTGAGTCACTCACAAAGGATGCAGGAAAGGTTCAGAGAGAAACTCTCAAGAGAATTTTGGAGGATAATGCATCAGCTGAGTATTTGCAGAATTTGGGCCTTAATGGGAGAACTGACCCTGATAGTTTCAAGGCCTGTGTTCCCATGGTTACACACAAAGATTTGGAACCTTATATCTACAAAATCATTGATGGCGAATCTTCTTCTATTCTCACTGGAAAACCCATCACAACTATGTCTTTAAG CTCTGGCACTACTCAGGGGAAGCCAAAGTATCTCCCATGGAATGATGAGTTGTTTGAAACCACCATGCAGATTTATAAGACCTCTTTTGCCTATAGGAACAG AGAGTTTCCTATGAAAAATGGGAAGGCTTTAAGCTTTATCTATGGTAGCAAACAGTTCAAAACAAAAGGGGGTCTGGTAGCAAGAACTGCTACAAGCAATTTGTTTCGCAGTCCGGGTTACAAGCATGCAATGAAGGCATTGCAATCTCAATGCTGCAGCCCAGATGAAGTGGTATTTGGTCCTGATTTTTTCCAATCCTTATACTGCCACTTGCTATGCGGCCTCATTTTCCGCGAGGAAGTTCAATTAGTGTCTTCTACATTTGCTCATAGCATCGTCCATGCTTTCAGAACCTTTGAACAAGTGTGGGAAGAGCTCTGCACTGATATCAGAGAAGGGGTTCTCACAAGCAGAGTTACAGTGCCATCTATTAGAATGGCCATGTCTAAAATACTCAAACCAAATCCAGAACTAGCAAACTTGATTCACAAGGAATGTGTTGGGTTGAGCTATTGCAACTGGTATGGTTTGATACCAGAGCTTTTTCCCAATGCAAAGTACATTTATGGCATCATGACAGGGTCAATGGAGCCATATTTGAAGAAACTGAGGCACTATGCAGGGGAGATGCTGCCTTTGTTGACTGCTGATTATGGATCTACTGAAGGTTGGATTGCTGCAAATGTGAACCCAAAACTTCCACCTGAAATGGCTACTTATGCTGTGTTGCCCCATATTGGTTACTTTGAGTTCATTCCATTGACAGAGCTAGAGAATGATTTTTTCCTTTGCATTGATCCAAATCCAGTAGGACTCACTGAAGTCAAGATAGGTGAAGAGTATGAAATTGTTATGACCAATCCAGCAG GTTTGTACCGGTATAGGCTAGGAGATGTGGTAAAGGTGATGGGGTTCCATAACTCGACTCCGGAACTCAAATTTGTTCGCCGGAGCAGCCTTCTGTTGAACATTAACATTGACAAGAACACTGAGAAGGATTTGCAGCTAGCTGTGGAAGCAGCTGCCAAATTTTTAGCAGAGGAGAGAGTGGAAGTTGTTGACTTCACTAGCCATGTTGATTTAACCACAGAACCAGGTCACTATGTAATTTTCTGGGAAATCAGTGGTGAAGCAAGTGAAAAACTACTCAGTGAATGCTGCAATTGTTTAGACAAGTCTTTCATTGATGCGGGCTACACTAGTTCTCGCAAAGTTAACTGCATTGGGCCCCTTGAACTCCGAGTTGTTAGGAGGGGAACATTCCAGAAGGTTCTTGATCATTACCTTGGATTAGGAACCGCTGTTAGTCAGTACAAGACACCAAGATGTGTTGGTTCTTCAAACAGCAGAGTGTTGCAAATCTTGTGTGACAATGTTGTTAAGAACTATCTCAGTACTGCTTTCAATTGA
- the LOC130731375 gene encoding mitochondrial adenine nucleotide transporter ADNT1-like — MASDSKMVNLAEEAKAKLASEGVKAPSYALMSICKSLVAGGVAGGVSRTAVAPLERMKILLQVQNPHNIKYNGTIQGLKYIWRTEGFRGLFKGNGTNCARIVPNSAVKFFSYEQASKGILHLYRQKTGKEDAELTPLLRLGAGACAGIIAMSATYPMDMVRGRITVQTEKSPYQYRGMFHALSTVLREEGPRALYKGWLPSVIGVVPYVGLNFAVYESLKDWLIKSKPFGLAQDSELGVTTRLACGAAAGTIGQTVAYPLDVIRRRMQMVGWNHAASVVAGDGRGKTPLEYTGMVDAFRKTVRYEGFGALYKGLVPNSVKVVPSIALAFVTYEMVKDILGVEIRISD; from the exons ATGGCTTCAGATTCGAAGATGGTCAATCTGGCCGAGGAAGCGAAAGCGAAGCTCGCTAGTGAAGGTGTCAAGGCTCCCAGCTATGCTCTTATGAGCATCTGCAAATCCCTCGTCGCCGGTGGAGTCGCCGGAGGAGT ATCACGAACGGCAGTTGCTCCACTGGAACGCATGAAAATTTTGCTACAG GTCCAGAATCCTCACAACATCAAATACAATGGAACAATTCAAGGACTCAAATATATATGGAGGACTGAAGGTTTCCGTGGGCTGTTCAAAGGAAATGGTACTAATTGTGCTCGAATCGTCCCTAATTCTGCAGTGAAGTTCTTCAGTTATGAGCAAGCTTCCAA AGGTATACTACATCTGTATCGGCAGAAAACTGGAAAGG AGGATGCTGAGCTTACTCCTCTTTTACGTCTTGGGGCTGGAGCATGTGCTGGAATAATTGCCATGTCTGCAACTTATCCAATGGACATGGTCCGAGGCAGGATAACTGTACAG ACAGAGAAGTCCCCTTACCAATACAGAGGAATGTTCCATGCTCTGTCAACTGTGCTTAGAGAAGAAGGTCCACGTGCTTTATATAAAGGCTGGCTTCCTTCAGTCATTGGAGTT GTTCCTTATGTGGGTCTTAACTTTGCTGTGTATGAATCTTTGAAAGATTGGTTAATAAAATCAAAACCATTTGGTTTAGCTCAAGATTCTGAGTTGGGTGTGACAACTCGCCTGGCATGTGGTGCTGCAGCTGGAACCATTGGACAAACCGTTGCTTATCCTCTTGATGTTATTCGTCGAAGAATGCAGATGGTGGGTTGGAATCATGCTGCTTCTGTTGTAGCTGGTGATGGAAGAGGCAAGACACCACTTGAATACACGGGCATGGTTGATGCATTTAGGAAAACTGTTCGGTATGAGGGATTTGGCGCATTATACAAGGGTCTGGTGCCCAACTCTGTAAAG GTGGTCCCATCCATAGCACTGGCGTTTGTAACATATGAGATGGTGAAGGACATTTTAGGAGTGGAGATCAGAATATCAGACTGA
- the LOC130731373 gene encoding F-box/kelch-repeat protein At3g23880-like translates to MLEHMNIHIDPDLITEILLRLPVKSLMRFKAVCKLWRSLISDPHFATSHFQRASPTLLFASCDAIRTIDFEGPLHYDHVSQPINYHLVSSTPIKIAGSCRGFLLIEYNDTLYVWNPSTHVHISIPPSFPVNVVDSDTDDVFTHLYGFGYHSSKDDYLVVQVPVPYNYATTYLPHVQFFSFRANMWKYTEGVDLPPLNSIDCSHGLLFNEAIHWVARNWVDGITTYFIIAFDLMEKRLLEIPQPHDFLAHRYLTNLWVHGRYFSLSVERRDYTCEIWVMKKYKVQTSWTKTVVLSFDSVDYPVCSTKGGDIVMLSGDILKKYSDEGVVQGEQLDSQNDSSYCGFLNPSAPLYTESMLSLPDISD, encoded by the exons ATGCTTGAGCATATGAACATTCACATTGATCCAGATTTGATAACTGAAATACTGTTGAGATTGCCAGTAAAGTCTCTTATGCGTTTCAAGGCTGTGTGCAAGCTTTGGCGCTCTCTGATTTCCGATCCCCATTTTGCAACATCACATTTTCAACGTGCTTCTCCTACACTCCTCTTCGCTAGTTGTGATGCCATTCGAACCATAGACTTTGAGGGTCCGCTTCACTATGATCATGTTTCTCAACCAATCAATTATCATTTAGTGTCGTCTACTCCTATTAAAATTGCAG GTTCATGTAGAGGCTTTCTGCTAatcgaatataatgatactctTTACGTGTGGAATCCATCCACACATGTCCACATATCAATACCACCTTCATTTCCGGTTAATGTTGTTGACAGCGACACCGATGATGTTTTTACTCATCTATATGGATTTGGTTACCATTCCTCAAAAGATGACTACTTGGTGGTTCAAGTGCCTGTTCCGTACAATTACGCAACTACTTATTTACCACATGTGCAGTTTTTCTCATTCAGAGCTAATATGTGGAAATATACTGAGGGTGTTGATTTGCCTCCCTTGAACTCTATTGACTGTAGTCACGGGTTGCTCTTCAACGAGGCCATTCACTGGGTGGCTCGAAACTGGGTGGATGGTATTACGACATATTTTATTATTGCCTTTGATTTAATGGAAAAGAGACTTCTAGAGATACCCCAGCCTCATGATTTTCTTGCCCATCGTTATTTGACTAATTTGTGGGTGCATGGAAGATATTTTAGTCTATCAGTTGAGCGGAGAGATTATACATGTGAAATATGGGTTATGAAGAAATACAAAGTACAGACATCTTGGACCAAGACTGTTGTTCTATCTTTCGACAGCGTTGACTATCCAGTATGCTCTACAAAAGGTGGTGATATTGTTATGTTATCTGGAGATATACTGAAAAAGTATAGTGACGAAGGAGTAGTACAAGGAGAACAACTAGATTCTCAGAACGATTCTAGTTATTGTGGTTTTCTCAATCCATCAGCTCCCCTGTATACAGAGTCAATGCTTTCACTCCCTGATATTAGTGACTGA
- the LOC130732759 gene encoding uncharacterized protein LOC130732759 has product MAEPEKENGLGIETMEVFEEEEENIDPSNKSQLPNTSLAELNMLLVFLSLFYFSREDCTEYEESEQMKMDHYVAITNKTSCTSSKLETKRRERHEPKLGRRSCSRRSQTTIKDSRHGRKM; this is encoded by the exons ATGGCAGAACCAGAGAAAGAAAACGGCCTTGGGATTGAAACAATGGAAGTgtttgaagaggaagaagagaatatTGATCCATCGAATAAGTCACAGCTTCCAAACACATCTCTAGCAGAGCTAAACATGTTGCTTGTGTTCTTGTCATTATTTTACTTTTCAAGAGAAGATTGCACAGAATATGAGGAGAGTGAGCAGATGAAAATGGATCATTACGTTGCTATAACAAATAAAACATCATGCACATCATCAAAACTAGAAACcaagagaagagagagacaTGAGCCAAAGCTTGGGAGGAGATCATGTTCCAGAAGATCTCAAACTACCATAAAAGATTCCAG GCATGGAAGGAAAATGTAA